TTTCCATGGTTTTTTCCGCCGGTTCGCATTCAGATCGAAAAAAGTCATGCCTGTTTCAGTCATGTTTGAGATTGGAAAGAACCATATCTTGAAGAATTTGCGAAGTTATTCGAAAATATGTCGAAAAAAATTTTACAACAGTTTCTCCATGAATTACTATAAACTTCTATCTTAATGAGCTTCGCAAACAGTTCTTGAATAATAAAACCTTTTAACTTTAAGGGCTTTTCTATTGGAAAAAGAGGCCAGGCAAACGAAAAAAATAAAGGTTCTGTTGGTTGAGGACGAGGCTGTCACCGCTCTTGCTTTGAATATGTCTTTGGAAAACCTCGGTTTTCTAACCTGCCCGGCAGCAGCCACAGGTCAAAGAGCCCTTGAAAGCATGCGCGAGGAAAAACCCGACATCGTTTTGATGGATATAAATCTTACCGGGAACATGAACGGTGTAGATACTGCCAGAAAAATGCAGGAATCGGGTCGGATGCCTGTTATCTTTATAACGGGGTATTCTTCCGGCGATCTTTATGAACAGGCCAGACACCTGAACCCCATTGCCATCTTCACCAAACCTATCAGACTGCAAGCTCTTCAAAAAGCTATAGAAGCGGCAGTAAAGGCATGAAAACTCCGCTGAACGAGTTTGATCTGCAGCGTCCCCGAATGATTCCCGCCCATCCTGCCCAGAGGAATCGTTCTCAGCAGTCGGCTAACCGGTGAGAAGATAGATGAGAATGTTCCCCATGATCTTATTGATCACGTCATAGCGAGTCGGGGGAACGGACCTGATTTCCTCCTCGCTCTGGACAAAACGGCCGGGAACCAGTTCATGCCGACAATGGGTGATGAGCGCATCCGCACTCTCGGGGGTTGTCTCCAGGTGAAACTGCAGGCCGATGGTGCGGCGCCCGATCTGGAAAGCCTGGTGCAGACACCCTTTGCTCTTGGCGAGGTGAATGGCCCCAGGGGGCAGGTCGAAGGTTTCACCGTGCCAATGGAAAACCTCCGAAATCTGCGGCAAGGGGAAAATTCCGGGCTGGTACTGGCAGGCATAGACCGGAAACCAGCCGATCTCCTTGCAGGGACCTGGATAGACGGCAGCGCCGAGGGCCGAGGCGATCAGTTGCGCGCCCAGGCAGATGCCAAGCACCGGTTTACCTGCCTGCACGGCCTCGGCCAGGACCTGTTTTTCCTCCCTCAGCCAGGGATACTCATCCTCGTCGTTGACGCTCATTGGACCTCCAAGAGCAACGACGGCGTCGAATTCCCCGGAGGCGGGAAGTATCGGCGATTCGAAGAAACGGGTGGTGCTGATTTGCGCCTGCCGGGCCTCGAGCCATGGCAAAATGCTGCCAAGGCCTTCGAAGGGTACGTGCTGCAGAACATGAACGCGCATGATGTCCTCTTTAATCTGGTTAGGGCCGGGTGCCTTTTACGGCTCCAAAGCCTGCAGATAAGCCTGCTCGGAAAAGCCATGAATTTTCTGACCATTGATCACCGCAAAGGGGATACCCGGCCAGGGGTCCAACTCCTCTTTTCTTCGCGCGGCACTGGTGTCCTTTTCGATATCGTAAACAGCGTGGGGAATGCCGCGGGATTCAAAAAACTGAATGGCTTTCTTGCAGTAGGAACACCAGCTTGTCACATACAGCTCTACTTGAGGCGAGTCGTTGAGGGCAAAGATTTTTCTGCCGTTTTCCAGATGGGCCGCCTCTCCCTGAAGAACGCTCGAAAAAAACAGTAACACGGCCAAAACCCAAGACATGGATTTCATAAAATTTCCCTTCAGATTCAAATGTTTTCAAAAAGAAGCGGATTCAACGCCACTATATTCCATTTCTAAATAAATTGAAATAATAACCAAGGTGAAAAATTTACTTTAATTTGGGCCGCGCTTGTGTTTTTTTGGATTAACTGTATTCTTTCTCCTGTCTTGTTTCACACTCTGATTCTAAGATTCCATAATGATTCCCATTAATTTTTTTTAGACAAAGAGGAACATTGATGGAATTCCATAACCGTAACAGCCAACATATTAACGGAGGAAAGCAATGGCAAATCATTACATTACTGACGATTGTGTAGGATGTGGGGCTTGTGAACCGATTTGTCCTGTAAGCGCCATCAGTGCAGAAGATCCGATTTATGTCATTGATCAGGACGATTGCACCGATTGCGGCGCCTGTGACGACGTCTGTCCCGTCGATGCCATCAAGACCAAATAAACGGTCGTCTTGAATTGCAAGAACAAGGGCTGGCCTGGCGCCAGCCCCTGAGTCCCATTGACAACCATTGGCAGAAAACAAAACCCTCCGAACCTTTCAGCCCGGAGGGTTTTGTTTTCTTGTCTAAATCGATCTGTCTTTTATTCCTCACCAGTGGTTGAAGCAGAACCGGCTCCAGCTGCTTCTGTTTTCCTGGTCGTACGTTTCTTGGCTTTCCCCTTTGCCTTGGCTGCGCGCGCCTTGGCCAGATTCACACCTAATCCGCGTTCTATGGCCATCTGTTTCCTGGACTCGCTATAGTCCTTGGCTGCAAGAGGCTGGCTGCGGGGAATATTGAACTGACGGCGGTACTCCTGAGGAGTCATATCGTGTGCGGTCCTGAGATGCCGTGAAAGGGTTTTCATTC
This portion of the Syntrophotaleaceae bacterium genome encodes:
- a CDS encoding gamma-glutamyl-gamma-aminobutyrate hydrolase family protein (Members of this family of hydrolases with an active site Cys residue belong to MEROPS family C26.) produces the protein MRVHVLQHVPFEGLGSILPWLEARQAQISTTRFFESPILPASGEFDAVVALGGPMSVNDEDEYPWLREEKQVLAEAVQAGKPVLGICLGAQLIASALGAAVYPGPCKEIGWFPVYACQYQPGIFPLPQISEVFHWHGETFDLPPGAIHLAKSKGCLHQAFQIGRRTIGLQFHLETTPESADALITHCRHELVPGRFVQSEEEIRSVPPTRYDVINKIMGNILIYLLTG
- a CDS encoding MucR family transcriptional regulator, producing MPTLLEMATEIVRAHASTTPMSKEELIKEIGDIYTTLISLEKGEAVAAGVASEEEEVAAPAVSKRKAFGNKQVVCMICGKGMKTLSRHLRTAHDMTPQEYRRQFNIPRSQPLAAKDYSESRKQMAIERGLGVNLAKARAAKAKGKAKKRTTRKTEAAGAGSASTTGEE
- a CDS encoding response regulator, which produces MEKEARQTKKIKVLLVEDEAVTALALNMSLENLGFLTCPAAATGQRALESMREEKPDIVLMDINLTGNMNGVDTARKMQESGRMPVIFITGYSSGDLYEQARHLNPIAIFTKPIRLQALQKAIEAAVKA
- a CDS encoding 4Fe-4S binding protein; this encodes MANHYITDDCVGCGACEPICPVSAISAEDPIYVIDQDDCTDCGACDDVCPVDAIKTK
- a CDS encoding glutaredoxin family protein; its protein translation is MKSMSWVLAVLLFFSSVLQGEAAHLENGRKIFALNDSPQVELYVTSWCSYCKKAIQFFESRGIPHAVYDIEKDTSAARRKEELDPWPGIPFAVINGQKIHGFSEQAYLQALEP